One Mycolicibacterium goodii genomic region harbors:
- a CDS encoding MbtH family protein, with translation MSTNPFDDENGTFYVLVNDEDQHSLWPAFADVPTGWRVVFGASSRAECLDYVEQNWTDLRPRTLREAMAQ, from the coding sequence ATGAGCACCAATCCGTTCGATGACGAGAACGGGACGTTCTACGTGCTGGTGAACGACGAGGACCAGCACAGCCTGTGGCCCGCGTTCGCCGACGTGCCCACCGGATGGCGCGTGGTGTTCGGCGCGAGCAGCCGCGCCGAGTGCCTCGACTACGTCGAGCAGAACTGGACCGATCTGCGGCCGAGAACGCTGCGCGAGGCCATGGCGCAGTAG
- a CDS encoding type II toxin-antitoxin system VapB family antitoxin produces the protein MIFKGVLEGKPYPEHGLTYRDWSRIPPRQLRLDELVTTTTVLALDRLLSEDSTFYGDLFPHAVRWRGDIYLEDGLHRAVRAALRNRTILHARLFDMDALEPQEA, from the coding sequence ATGATCTTCAAAGGCGTCCTTGAGGGTAAACCCTATCCGGAGCACGGCCTGACCTATCGGGACTGGTCTCGGATCCCGCCGCGCCAGCTGCGCCTCGACGAGCTGGTGACCACCACGACCGTGCTCGCGTTGGACCGCCTGCTGTCGGAGGACTCCACGTTCTACGGCGACCTGTTCCCCCACGCGGTGCGCTGGCGTGGCGACATCTACCTGGAGGACGGGCTGCACCGCGCGGTGCGTGCCGCGCTGCGCAACCGCACGATCCTGCACGCGCGGTTGTTCGACATGGACGCGCTGGAGCCGCAGGAGGCCTGA